The Nicotiana tomentosiformis chromosome 2, ASM39032v3, whole genome shotgun sequence genome includes the window taTCCATAATAGTAAATGACCCTTAAAGTGAAGAAAAGTGGGATGGGTAGGTAGAGTTGAGTTCTTTCTGAAGAGAAATAATAGTGCAAATGTCCAATGAGTGATTAGACGAAGTACCTAATTAGTGAATTCTCTTCTATATGAAAACGtaaatccataaatattaaatatataatagaaTCCTTGCCTTTTCCTTCACCTCACACCTTTCCCCCAAAAAGAATGGGTACTTTGTCCATATTAGCATCATTCTAAACAAACAGAGCGTTTTAAATCCCATGTTTCTTCCCCCACCCATTCTCTCACACAGACACACAGTAACATTACATAGCACAATGCCTATTTCACACTCTTCCTCCACCTTATAAATATCAGTGCCCCCCACAAAGTCATTCTTAGAAAATGGCATCCTctttctcttttctctttcttgctttatttcttctttttctttcttctcctgCTCTTTCGTCCAATAATGACGATGAGTTTGTCCTATCTTCTACTAAATTCCCTGTACCAATGGCAGAAAAACTCATCAATCAGCTTAACTTATTCCCTAAGCATGATATCAATAAGGTTGAACCAGGGAAATCTGTAGCAACCACTGAGCAAAGACTCTTTGAGAAGAAATTCAATTTATCTTATCTTGGTGATTCTGGAGCCACTGTTCAAGACTTGGGTCACCATGCCGGATATTATAGTCTTCCACATACTAAAGATGCAAGGTATATCTGAATAGCATTAATCGTTATATTATATGCCCCTGGCGGACGCACATGGTGGTAAGCGGGTTCAGTCGCTTCGTCAAAAACTAATACTGTGTATTTGTATAAATTACGATTAAAGTtgtgtaaattttgtataaatattttatttgaacccacttaaCAACTATTATTTTACGAttaaagttatgtacttctaagattgaatccgcttgcacaaaatcctgGGCCCGCCACTGATATGCCCTTACAATATTAAGATTGTTTACTCCATCGACACAATTGAATCAGTCATAGCAATTTACGTAATAATCTAGTTTTCAGGTTACCATAACTGATATGAAAAGTTATTTGTTGTTATAAGTCTTTTTGCACTGTTAGTTCACAAAACATAAACTAGATTACTGATAATTGGTTTTTGTTATTCTTTTTGCTTTGTTTTGAGCTTGTCTGATAGGTTTTTTGTTTTAGACTGCTAGTTGTTTTATAGTGCCGGGTCAATGACCGGTTATTGTTATGGTTTTCATATATTTTCTGGCTTTTATGATGCTGTTATTATTCCTTTGGTTtctgttgatggtactgatatattgtctcttttcgttttcttgagccgagggtctttcggaaacagtctctctactccctcggggtaggggtaaagtctgcgtacacactaccctccccaaacccgactagtgggattttaatgggttgttgttgttgttgttattttctttgttttgatttttttttttttttaaaaaaaaaaaatcttggcAGTGTTCActgttttgaattttttttcacttttggtGTTTTGCAGGATGTTTTATTTCTTCTTTGAATCAAGAAGCAGCCAGAATGATCCAGTTGTTATATGGCTAACAGGAGGGCCAGGATGTAGCAGTGAACTGGCTGTGTTTTATGAAAATGGACCTTTCAATATAGCAGACAATATGTCACTTGTCTGGAATGATTTCGGCTGGGACAAGGTTCttgtttttccttccttctttttcttttaacaTTAAGCCAATTTGTTTCAAGATGCGTCTAAACTGATTCAAACAtcattgttttaaaaaaatacaaGGTTAGATTTTTTGAAGATTATGATGAGAATACACTCCATTTTACTAAGATGCTATTCAAAAGAATTTCTATCATGCATAGTATCTTTACACCTAACTGCTCTTTGTTAGTTGGGACTAGTAGAATTTTACATGTTCAAAAGGGATAaagattttctttttcttgtttcttGAATAACGGTTGAGATCTTTGAACTAAGCTTTTTGCTTCTCTTCATTTACACGTAAAGCCCCTGGGAACCTGTTCATCTtaaatattttttccaacaccGACAGTGCCCTAATCACTTTATTTGCTTTCATTTTCCTGAATAAGTAAGATTCCTCTCCTGGAATTTCTGATAGATTTCTTGATTTAAGTAGCTTTTCAGTATCAATTATTTGCAAGCAATGACCACAATTGAAAATTTTGAACTGCATGCGATGAGATTGAATTAAGCAAACCAATGGACTTCAAATATCAAATTGTTAAACTGAATTTCTCTTTTGCTTTGATTGTTAAGAATGATAACATGGAGCTTAGTTGCAATTTGATAGGTCTCAAACCTAATATATGTGGATCAGCCAACTGGAACTGGTTTCAGTTATAGTTCTGACGAGGATGACATTCGTCACGACGAAAGGGGTGTAAGCAGTGATCTTTATGACTTCTTGCAGGTGTGTTACTCTCTGTTTTGTGCTgtttcctctttttctttttcttctcattttAAAACTCTAAATTTGGACTAGTGTTAATAtcaaaataatttgaatattGTCATTCTAGTTTCCAATTTAAAGTAAAAAaccttatcttttttttttttaattactagGCCTTCTTCAAGGCACATCCACAGTACGAAAAGAATGATTTCTACATCACTGGAGAATCATATGCTGGGCATTACATTCCAGCATTTGCTTCTCGGGTTCATCAAGGTAACAAGAACAAAGAAGGAATTCAGATAAACCTTAAGGTACTTATAACTAATTAGTCCATCTTCTATCTTTTCCTCTCCTATAaaatcttttcttttctttttgccaATTCTCAATCGCTAActcttttgcacttattatgctgCTAATTGCGCGAATTATATTTGATTAGGGGTTTGCTATTGGTAATGGACTCACTAATCCAGAAATTCAGTACAAAGCCTACACTGACTATGCATTGGATATGAGATTGATCAAAAAAGCTGATTACAATGCCATAGACAAGTCATACCCAAAATGTCAACAGGCTATTAGGCTTTGTGGTATTAATCTCACTAAAACACCAAAATCTGTTTTCTTCATCCCATAATCCTTCATTATTTTTTACATCAACTTTGTCCTATGCAAAAAAACGTTAGGAACTGATGGTGGAAGTGCATGCATGGCTGCTTATCTTGTTTGCACAAGCATCTTCAACAAAATTATGGATGTTGTGGGTGACAAAAATGTAAGAAaacagttttttttttatttgctcTCTTGGCTAATCATAATGTAACTAGGATCACATAGATTTCTAACCATAATATGTGTTAATTTGTTACCTTCGAGCTGCAGTACTATGATGTCAGGAAGACTTGTGATGGTGACCTCTGCTACGACTTCTCCAAGATGGAAACTCTCCTCAACGATGAACAAGTTAAGCATGCCCTTGGTGTCGGGGGTATTGATTTCGTTTCGTGCAGTTCTACAGTTTACCAGGCAATGCAGTTGGATTGGATGAGGAATCTTGAAGCTGGTATTCCTCCACTTCTTGAGGATGGCATCAAGCTACTTGTCTATGCCGGGGAATATGACCTTATCTGCAATTGGCTTGGTAAGCTTCATTCATTTGTGATCCAAAAGAACTGGTACAATCCTGAATTGGGAAAATCCTAGATTATGTGCAGTCTATTTAAACTTACCAATCCACAGTGTGAGATGAGCTTAAATGGAACGACCTTCGGAGAGGATTCATATAATTAGCCTCAACTTGCTTGAGATTGAGGCATAGTCAGGAGCAGATATAGCTCTTAACCTGCAGGTTCATTCATACCGAGTATTTTGAATGTGGAACATAGATCTCTATATGAAAACTCACtaaaatttcaacaaatattagatccgaactcataattttaaaaagtaaaataagtttAATGCTAAAAGTCCTAAAGGTCTAACTCATCAAGGTTAAATCCTGCTAAATACTTGATCCGCCTCTGGGCATAATTGTTGTAATCCAGAACTAAACTACTTTTCCCTGTATGGACAGGGAACTCGAGATGGGTGCATGCAATGGAATGGTCTGGGCAGAAAGACTTTGGGGCAGCCCGATCCGTACCCTTTACAGTAGATGGTGAAGAGAAAGGAATTCAAAAGAACCATGGGCCTCTGACTTTCCTCAAGGTCCATGATGCAGGTCACATGGTTCCAATGGATCAACCTAAGGCAGCACTGGAAATGCTCCAGAGGTGGATGCAAGGGAAATTGTCCAAGGAAGGTCACTTTGCTCATATGTAACTTCTTCAATTAATGAGTTACAATACAAAGACACAATAACAGTTTTACAAGTTCATATGTGGTTCCAGGAAATGATACTAATCATGTAAATACACTTCACCATTTCATGTTATCCTACACCTAGTTTGAGGAGAATGGTGTTCGTTCTGAGGTTACACTAAGCATTAAAATGTTGAAGAACCACAATCCAACTCTTTTAATTTGTTAATTTTACCCGACCTTGTGCATCAGGACAAACACTCCCCATATCATTGATCTCCGGTTAATAACCATGTCAAATATTTTGCATTTATAAATTCTACTAGCATTTATTTGTCCTTCCCACTAATGACAAGCAGTAGCATCATGCTCTAAcaattttaagggaaaagaaaATGGCATGTAGGCAAAGAACTTAAATTTAACAAGTACTCATGGATATGCTTATCGCACAACACTAGTTTATAACATCTTCAACGGTTCATTCAATTATTTGCAATCTGCTATATGAAAGGAGGGCTTAATAATGCTAGAGAGAACATATAGGAAGCAATTTAGCCATTCTACATGCAGATTCACCAAGGGGTTAACGCTTTAGCCTTTACTGCACCCAAAAAACCACATTCTAACAATGCACGGTAACAGAAAGAAAAATCCTTTTTCAGACTCATGCCATGTAATAATACttgaataaaaaaacaaaaatctcAACAGCgcaataaaattttcattttccccCTCTACGGTGATACATCTTTTTCATTGTTCTATATGGCTCAAGGATTATGAGTGAAGCACATTAATCTCCACATTTAAGAGGGGGAAAGTTTATAGAGTTTCTCTCACTGAGATGGATAAATACACAGAAAATCCAGGTCTTATCAGCTAATGGGTTGGGATAGATTCTACATAAAATAAATTCCCAAATAACTGCAGCTTTCCATCTTTTAGCCCTCTATGCACTATAAGAATCAAATAACATTACACAAAAAAATGGACACCTCTCGTTTCAGACCTCGCATCATGTAATAACACAACACCAGAAACTCATCCTTTCACCCCTCTGTAATAATGCATCTATATCATGGTGTGATTTTTCTCATGCAGTTTCGCTAATTTTCCTATAAATTTCATTCCTTAAAACCCCCTAAATCACAGATTACTTTGGTTTATATACTCTTGCTAGAAAAATTCTCAAAAGGTTAGAAGAATCCTAGCCTTTAATTGACTGGTCATGCTCATCCTGAATGATTAGAAATTCCGtcttttcaattctttatttttttccccTCTTAAGTAGCATATTAGCTTGAAAGGGTCCTTGCCTTAATCTCATTCTCCTttttttccggaaaattttaaaaaaaaaatctgtaTCAGCAGAAATTTTCCCTTCCTCTCCACAGTAAAAGGAAATCTCAATAAAATTTCAACTTTGTGGTCTTGCATTTTAAAATTTTGTAGAACCAAAAAAATGGCTAAATAAATAGGCCATTGGCTAAAGCTTGTTTAGAAAACTAAATGAAAATGGCAGTTCAAGCTTCAAACCAGAATTTAAGAAAAAACTGAAGAATAGTCCAAGTACCAGGAAAAGGGAAGTTCCTGGCGAAGTCAAAGAACTTGTCTGCAGATCCAATTAAGAGTACCAGAATTTAACCCCAAATTGATTCCTACTAAATGAAAGTACGTACCAGTAAACGTAACAGTCGCCTGTGACAGAGAAAGGGTATAAGCCATTGCTAAAACTGCAGTATTTGGGGATATGCCAGCGAGTCTATTTACTTTGGATTTGAAATATAGCTGCTGCAAGGAAACATGATTCGTGAATGGTGTATTTCTTTGGTAAGGAAAAGGATGAAAatcaaactttgacaaaaattaCATTTCGGTTCCTCTAGAATTCAAGATTTGTACTTTCGTCTAATGGCCCCTTAAACTTGAACCAATTTGTCACACCGAAATCAAACTTACTCATTTTTTATTTAAACACTTCTACTTGATAAAAATACAAATAATAAACACCTCAAGTTGAGGGTGTTCCTCAGTTGTTCTGACATAATTGACACATCTAACATCACATTGTTCGTCTCTTATTGTTGGAAGTATAATTTATGGGCCATAATCGTTTTTAACCATTTTAT containing:
- the LOC104089051 gene encoding serine carboxypeptidase-like, which encodes MASSFSFLFLALFLLFLSSPALSSNNDDEFVLSSTKFPVPMAEKLINQLNLFPKHDINKVEPGKSVATTEQRLFEKKFNLSYLGDSGATVQDLGHHAGYYSLPHTKDARMFYFFFESRSSQNDPVVIWLTGGPGCSSELAVFYENGPFNIADNMSLVWNDFGWDKVSNLIYVDQPTGTGFSYSSDEDDIRHDERGVSSDLYDFLQAFFKAHPQYEKNDFYITGESYAGHYIPAFASRVHQGNKNKEGIQINLKGFAIGNGLTNPEIQYKAYTDYALDMRLIKKADYNAIDKSYPKCQQAIRLCGTDGGSACMAAYLVCTSIFNKIMDVVGDKNYYDVRKTCDGDLCYDFSKMETLLNDEQVKHALGVGGIDFVSCSSTVYQAMQLDWMRNLEAGIPPLLEDGIKLLVYAGEYDLICNWLGNSRWVHAMEWSGQKDFGAARSVPFTVDGEEKGIQKNHGPLTFLKVHDAGHMVPMDQPKAALEMLQRWMQGKLSKEGHFAHM